agattttattatttcattattataactACACAATAGGCTTTAACAAATGAGATGTGTGTATAGAATACAAGAGGTAAAAATGCAATGTGACATGGAAAAATCATGGAAAGTATCAATGTGAAACTGCACACATTGTATTTGTTAATCAATTTAAATCTCAATAATATAACTCACCTCATGGGTTGGAGGGTAACCAGGTATAACAAACCGGTTTGGGTGGGGAGGTTGAGGGCCGTGACACACAGGAACGGCTGCACGATAGAAAGGAATCCCTCTGTTGGGGAAGTTCTGAGCGGCAGAATAACCGGCTGTGACCGGACAAAAGAAGTAAAGGATTGCCGAAGGAAACTGATAAAGCTATGAGAAACAATGTTGgaagtatttttttgtatccTTTACTTACTACTGATATGTAATGACATATAAATGAAGTGGCCTATAGTGGGCCATTGAGGATCAGTCGTTCTCAGATTTTGAATGCCACACTCAAAggcatattcacatttaagaagctggaattggAGAATCTTGACTCAGAAATACTCAAagcgattatcaaaatagtcgtcaattaattcaatagttgacaactaatcgattaatcaattcatttttgCAGCTCCTAACCTCTTGTATACATTTTTGTTGGATCTCTGCTTTCAAACTGACTAGATTACTTGTCTGTGTTGTAAAAAATATCACTTAATTATTCATATCAATATCGGACCAAACTGTGCCAGAGATCTGTCAGTGTTGGGTGTTGAGCTTGATAAAAGGCACAGATTAATTGATGTCACAAGTAGTAACAATACCACTCGTGTGAGATCGAGAGACCACCAATCATCTCGACCGCAGCCTCATTTGCATGCGGTAAATACACCGAAATTAAATATCACAATTAATTTGACAATGACATATTGATGTTTGAAAATGCTACACGCCGACCCTTTGAAGCGCAGTGCATAAAGGGCGAGAGGACACGCTGGAGCCATCAGCTCGGTTGGTGTTGCAAAATAAATGCGCTCAACCAGTGATGATCATGATGAATTCTTCATGTGGCCCACCGTGAAACACAATACTTACCCCTCGCTCACACaactctcaacacacacacacacacacacacacacacacacacacacacattggctAAAGATGCCAAGGTATAAGCTTACCTTTGGCTCTGTTAATGGTAACTATCTGCTGAAAGGTACAAGGTCTGGCTTTCTCCTGAGGGGCAGCTGCTTGCTTCATGCCCGCCTTGGCAGCGCTCGCCCaggacctggcattaacatccATGCCATCTGTACCTGCTGCAACTGCAATATGCACAGCAAGGGGGCAAGGATTAGCACTATACCCATTTCACATGCACATCGTCTTGTCTGGCCTGTGTCATGTTAAGTGTGATGCAGATGGTAAGCTTAATAGAACTGTGTTATTTTACTCTGCAAAGGAACTTTCAGCAGCCACCGCCTCCCATCCCTCCTCAGGGGATCAACAAAGTGCTATTGAATCAACAGGGCTACGCTATCAGAAGGTAATTCTATCATATCAGCACTGACTGCAAACCGCTGGAGGAGTGCCAGCGGTATGTATCACATGTGCAGGTTTattgagcagagcagagctggcTTCAGGTGCAGTCGTGCACCTGTTAGGAAGCAGAAGGGAATTCAAACAGAGTTAAATATAACTGAATCGTATATTACCCTAGCATGAAAATATGCCTAAATTACACTAAATTTCTTAAAGGTGCCgcattgtaaaaagggagattttttcatgttgttttttattataaggcatgtttaagtgttatataaatactgttaaaagtatcgctcaatccatggagaaataaacacagcccatattcagaaatgtGCCTTTAAACAAGCGGTCAggatttttgtaattttgtgatgtcacaaaatactattggtttcattcagactttttggacatactaaaacaatctcacatactgttttagcaacacattctcactcccaactcgtgaaattccgctgcttggtcagtgccactcggcatcggagaccgatgcACAGAGTACCCCTCTTGTGTTCGATTTTGGATGAACCAGGGACGGCGTTTCAGTATAcgttcgttacatgcatagtgtgctttcaaaatatacttcctctttcacaggaagttagatttaggcatcacaaccacttagttagggttaggaaacggtcgtggttgacgttaacttcacatgactcacaggactgacgatataCCGACGAGCCACGTGACCAAAGACTGACGTGATAAAATAAgtcacttttagtttcacacgggacactaacagtggtctcctggttgaaaagtcttgtgtttgtttggctctcatgctattaatactatgtcacttgctctgaccgtcaAATAACACCGCgtgtgggtttacattggagttagttgaaagcccggttcgtcacgtactgttgctaaagggtgcctccgtgcgtcggtctcaGATGCCAAGGGGCGGTATTTGGGGGGGTTGTTTTAGCATAccaaatagcatgttagtattggATTTTGGACGCAAcctatgtgaatgacatcagctaacaggaagtaaagataGATACAGGCATATCtaagcagacagtatgaagaaagtccatttttttcaacattacaacatgtaaacatgttatagtagaaacacaaaacacaagtatgaacctgaaaatgagcaagaTATGGGGGGCCTTTAATCATAGTTACAATAGCAAAAGGTGTGACCCCACTGCAAAGTGTGCGGGAGGTAATGTATTACTGTACAAGCCGTACTCCCTACTAAAACTAACAGTGTACTTGAGTTGCTGTTGACTTAATTCCTATCTGTGTCCACTGCTCTGTTCTGCACCAGCAGCCAGTACGGAAGGCTCTCCGTGTAATTCACTTTGCCACTGCACAATAATCCCCtcattatgaaaacattttccCACTGAGTCATTCGACTGAGGACTTCTCTGCAACGCCGATGCGGAGTTGCTGCATGTTAACACCTACGCAGAGAGACGCAATgtttgcatgcgtgtgtgtgtgtgattgtatgTGGGTGGGCATGTCTGAGTAGCACGGAGCGCTGCCCCCTGATTTGGCTGTTTTTGCTATCGACGTATTCAAGAAGTAGGTCACAAGTTCAGAAAAGTAAACAAAGTAGTGAAGCAAAGCTCACTTGCTATGTGGCAGAAACAAAAGAGGTTcattaaaattagttttttaaaaaatggctgAGAGAGAAAAGGGTAAAACTTTGTGAGCTGGACTTTTGCAAAATGTGCAACTTCTGAGAGCCAGCGTTTTTCTGCCTGGTACAGGTGCTGCTGCATCTCTCCTGCCTTTAATTAACCAGAGTATGACAGTGTCATTAATACCAATAATAGAGTCTCAGACAGGTTGTGTGAGTTTGTGCATTTGTAGCTCCAAAGGATGTTTAAAATGGCATAAATGTTATTAATGATAACCAGATTATTCAACTGATAGGAGAGGCATATGTAGAGCACGGCTAGGGAGAGACACACGGCAGATGTATTACCTCTAGGAGGCGGCTGGTTGTTGGCCCTGGGTACCTCGCAGCTGATGGTAGGGGAGATGCCGGTGGAGCCAAATGTTTGAAGGTCCAGCACAGATTTCTGATCTCCTTCACAGATGGAGGAGACCTCGTGGGGCACATTTTCCATCCTCCTCTGATGGGAAGCCCTGCTCTCTTGGCCTTGGTTTTGTGAGTCAGTAATCCCTCGGTTCCCCTCCGCACCCTTGGTCTTGGGATTCCCATCATGCAGTACGCCCAAAGGTTTCTCCGGGGGCTGCAGAACTGGAAAGTCAGCCAGTAGGTCATAAGCCTCCTGCTGCGTTGGAGCTGCCGGTGGTGCTCTGTTTTTCGATTTCGCCCGAGGTGCTTTTGCTTTGCCTTGGACAGGAGCCCACACATGGGCGGTCACGCAGCTTGCCAGAGTAGCAGTGGGGATGTCATGTGGGTGGAATGAAAGGGGAGTCTCCCACTGGCTATGCATCTTCCCTGCGGCTGGAGGCCTTGTGGGGCATGGTAGAATGCCAGCCTTGATGGTGGATTCTGGAGGAAAGTCCTTCTCTGTGCTGGGAGATGGGGAATCCTGCTCGCCGTCCGAACTTAGTCCATCAAATGAGTGAGAAATTTTATTTCGCTCTTCCTCGCAGTCGTTTTCAACCTCCGAGTCACTATCGCTACTATCAGTGCCACAACTACGCACCCCGGGTAGAGCtacaaaatcatcatcatcgctAGAACCACTGTCAGAACTGCCGATTATATTCTTCTCATCCTCACTTTCGCAACGGACGGGATTCGTCGCCAGAGGTTGAGGTTGAGGTCCCGAGGTCTGTTtgtctcttcttctgctgctggattGGGAGACCAAAATCTTCTTGAGGGAATTTTCCACACTCATTTGTTTTACTCCTGCATCTTCCTCCTGAAATAACAGTGAATTGTTAAcagaaaatatttatattacttaaagggactgtttgtaactttttacacgtataaatctaccgggttggtttcccatgcgcgctcgcatatgcgcgctcgcgtgtggctgcgctgttcagaccgctcctctgcctgcttgtcttcactaaCACAACGCGCACATGCtggctccacctcacgttcatgcacgctcactacacactgcagaagagttagtttagctttgagaatatctagtgaagtggaggtcctccagaccaacggaggtttcccgtgtcttgtgaagtgatggggctccacagcgagaaatgttatcgtctccgaccgggtgccggtgtctccctctggctgcggtcggagacgataacgtttctcttcctgcttcagccccgctgcttcaccCTTTcggggctgaagcagcggggctgaagcaggaaaagccaacactaggatcagcattgattcatggagagaccttcgtctggtcagctaacattactgccaagcaggtgaaatatagagtgatattgtggttttagctgacgtgtgtcgcctcactgttttgagcgatgcttgttcatgcctatgtagagtgagcaagcgcgagcccgacgctgacttttgttgacttaacggccacaggtgtcgctgttaacaagcatttctgattcttacaaacagtccctttaattatcaggttttataatataatagatAATGTTGTGATATTTTTGGTTTCAAAGTAGAGGCCAACTAGGGTACAGTCAGCTTCCAAAGTCCTCACGCTCACCAAACTTCGTTTCCTCTTTGCCTCCTCCTCGTTTCGTTTCATCTCTCCTTCCATCACAGGGCTCAGTACCCGTTCAGGCTCGGCATCGTGGGGACGTCTGGGGCCCGAGAGATAAGAGGAAGGAAGGGCGAAGGCGACGTGGTATTGCTGCTTGTCCTCCTCATATCGTGCGCTCAGACCCAAATCAtctgcctctctctgctgctcctcggCCCTAGACGTGCAGAGAGACGCAGGCATGTGTGGGAGAGTGGCGGGGTTAACACACCTTTAATACATAACAGGCCATCACACCAAAATCACTACCAGTACAAGGTTAACTTGCTCATGCAGTCTTTTCATAACGAAGGAGAAATGTCTGATAGCTGTGTGAGATGAGTTTACATCTACCAATATAGTTTTTAGGAGTTTCAGAGTGAATCAGGTAGTATACAGAAAAGGTCACTTGTGTCATGAACATACTCAAAACAGGTTTAATTGGAGGCACTGGAAGagttttctgccttttttttccatcatatTTTGAGAACTAATAGCACACCTTTCGTAATATTCTAAACTAACTGGTTGACCTATAGACCTACGAACGACATGGGTCCATAGGTTGACCAGTTGATACTGTTATGAGTCATCGTGATTATAATAAATCACTTTAATTTTAAAGTTTAACCCAATGTTTTAGAAGAGCAGGAACCGTTGGGTCCGTGGCTCCATCCTGTATGTATGGTGCAGCACCAGCTTCTaaccatgactttttaatgagGCTACTCCTTAGTCACCATCCTGTCGAGCCGCGACGCGGAACGGACGGCCCGGTGGGACACGTGACGCTTATGATAACGGAGATGTCACGGAAGCTCCAGGAGGCCGGTGAGCAGATGGTGTACATTAACATTATACAGTGGGTCTATGACTGCACAGCAGCCCTATACACACTGCAATGTTGAGAACATATAGGCCTCAACTtgtcatccatccctccatcagttcattcagacattttttacacAGCCTTATCCAATTTTAAATTGAAACTGTAGGCATGGCTGACAACAAAACAGCTTGTATAGAAGTTGCAGGTCAAAAACTTCAGAATGATCACTACAATAGATCATAAGCCATTTGTTGTAAGAACCATGCCATACAATAacagctgcagagagaaactCATAACCCTATATTAATGACTTAATACCAATGGATTACCAACATTTATAACAACATTACTAACTTCCTATTAATGGCTTGTACCTGATCTATAAAGCATTagtaatcattaattaattaattaattttatactACTTATACACGCTTAAAGGTAAAGTTTGTAGGATtttgcggcatctagtggtctggtagcagattgcaaccaactgggtacccctccgctcactcctccctttccaagactgcggtaacgtgagccgccgagtgtaaAATGCGGCAACCCcatttgcctcgctcagaggccatccttaccatataGCTGCCTTCACGTGATAAGAGATATGCTCTTCGCTCACCGCGAAGTAGGGCGCAGAGACctgcagaggcagcaggtaaaACATCTCCCCAAAAACAGCGCAAGGAATGTGATTCACTGTtcctaggcaacaacaacagatgCAGCTGTGCTCATttggttgcgctttgaaaggtcagcagcagcagcggtcaAAGGTGAAATTGTTTGAACTTTGAGCGCAGCTCTCGCCGGCAATTTCGAACGGTGCGCCACATCAGGGGTAGCGTTTCTGCCAAGTCGGGCAACACCGCTTtccccataggaaaacaatggcacagccaaCACGGAGCGATTTTACTGCCGATCATGTGTAAACGGCttgataacactactttaagagcaacggaagtcagacggcggctggcgttGCCACGGTTTTCCACTCTGTGGCTCTCCGCAGTTTCATAAGCGTGTCGGAgtactacggtggccttcaggtaacgtaaaaacgcaaaaggctctctctagaaccaatgtttggtttgtccgttctgggctactgtagaaacacggctgAGCTCCATGGAGGACTACGTGAAGAGGACCCCGTCGCTATGTAGATacaaagggctcattctaagctataacgaaaacacgattcttagtttcaggtgattatacactaatgtaGTTATAAATATTAggttccatttctgccaatagatcccccgtaatgttacacactgttcctttaatgaagGGACTTTATTAGAAACCTAATTAAGAAACCTTTATTAGTACCTTGATGATTACTAAAAACCATCCACAATCATTAGACTGTTTCACTTTGTCCTAAtctacacagacacactctaATTTCCTATGGGATAATAGACCAACGGCATCATCCTAAAGTCACTATATTATACTTTTTCAGATTAGAGTATTAACTTCTATAATCAGATATTGAGTATAGCCTCACATTCACAAAGGAAAAAAGAGATGATACCACACTTAAGAACAAAATAATGCAGCTGCATGAGCATCATTTATACACTGTATAAGCCTGCAAAAGTATAGCAATATAATATGAGACATACTGTATTGTAAAAGGTATAAAACACTACTGTCAGTTGACTATGAAGTTCCTTTCATAGACCAACTCTAAGGCCCAATTTACTGACACATTACAGCGTTTGGGTTTCTTGTGTGTAACTAGCTATAACTGTGGATGTCACATGCCTCTGGTTGGGCTCAGCCTTACTTACTTGATTCTATCAGacacaaactgcacaaagttacATTTATTCTGATatgaaatgttgttattgttgttagtcatgtaatatatcattttaaagctctttttgtgctctttatgcCAGAACTATCCATAGGCACATCAGATCAATATGAAGttagttataagggcatttgcggtggcattcagaatttgcccgattacagcattagaggtcaaaggtcaaattctcttAACCTCAGGATCATGACAATGTGACCGATggatagattatagtctaagctttacaatgatatataacttcatgatattgtgtgttggtttcccACTTTTATACTTGATCTGTGTGTAAACTGGCGAAAAAAGATGGACAAATttgaatgatggagggatgaaaaaaggagtgatagcacatagaaagctaccattgctgcaatgctatcatgcattccccacactgtaaaaaaaaagtataaaataacggaaattttctggcagcaggggcgccagaaaatgtctgtgaaAAAGCGGAAAAATACTGtacgttaattaacataaataaactgtaaacagtaattatctttatataattagcctttattactgtaattttacaagaaatattttacttttaacatatatttattgttagaatagtcatacaccgtaaatctaagaccatttacatataaatcccaaatgaaacatatatttttacattgcaaaagcccaaatttacattaactcagaagttttgcaaaaaaaatctgtacttttacaagaaatatttttagaattccatgaaatccttttcttctaacaaaaatgaattgttaaaatagagtcatgaACCtctaaaaaactgaataattatctttaaaaatgatcaagaaaaacttaaatacagataattacgattgtgatttaaaaaaatactgtaaatcgactatttacatacaaaatcacaaatgaaacatgtcattttaaaaaaaaaaattctgtcattttgaaacaaaaaatgtaaaatttcttgaaaaaaactgtaaacagTGTATCATGCATTTCCCAACACTATggacatagacctttaaaaatATCACTATGAGACTaggtccctccaaagtggcacgaccAACCCCCTGGCTCATGGACTATCATAGACCAACTCTAAGGCACCATTCACTGACACATTACAGCGTTTGTGTTTCTTGTGTGtaactacactgtaaacaattgctgttaatttacagcaggatttcaacagtattaacctgttattgctaaaacagtgctttactgttactacaaaagaaaacctgttaaattacgttCATATAGgctgttttttaactgaactataatgcaatcttaaaaaacagcactttactgctgatcaactgtctaaagtttcatcagtaacagtttcatgcagtatttttttaattctgggacctgatctgaacatgtgaggcttgtacattgtacatgattgtaaaatcagtgaattagctttattgttctccactcacatgttgttatagtttgcattctgtgcttgtagccagctagagacagacattttgggaaaagtgtcaacaagtctattatagcctttttcctaacaagtgcctttaattgtatttagtgtgactattcctatgtctgtaacctgctaagtctattcatctaggcaaaaaataatgtttattaaaatgtatgtgaaaaatacaacctaaatagtgcattaaaacaaatcagtaagataatgtaaaagaaaggtggaaatacagctatataatgtatctttaaaaagtaaattaactgtaaaatactgtgaaattaataaaataaaacagttcaaactgtatttttcattaacagcacaaagctgtaaatttcagtgacagtataataatgttaatttaacagtaacataaaggcaaccctgctgccaatTCTTTACTAtcattttactgggaaattcttaacagtgtatatAACTATGGATGTGGTTGGACTCAGCCTTACTTACCGATGATGACCTGGTTTGTTGTCTGGAGCCGTGCAGTCTTTATTCTGCCATGTCTcgggtgacctctgacctctgcccTCGGCCTCCTtcgctctgctccagatggttTTGCAGACACGATCAAAGTCGTCTATGGGCACGTGTGGATGAATCCAGGTGGAGCGCGCAAAAGGCACAAATGCGCTCACAGTCCGTTTCGGAGTTGGTGGTGACACACCAGGATCAGGATTTCCGAATTCCTGCATCATTATTTTCTCTCTGGTGTTCACACACATTGGCATGTCGTCCATCACTCTTCATCAGTTGTTTGTTTTGAACCAGCTTCTTTGAAAGGAAACATTGATCTGGCGCGTGCCATGTTGGCAGGCTGCCATAGCAACCGGTTGGAATTCGAGAATAATCAATTATTATCAATGATTTCATGttatagtgttttagtagtataGGTATATGATctagtgaatgaatgaatgaatgaatgtgcaTCAAGTGTAGGCCTACAAATGTATTACATTCAAACATGCtggactgtatatatatagtatatatcgACATGATTAGCCTTTCCTATAATTTACCAGTGAATAAATCCTGAACTCACCTATAGTCTAAAGTTGATTCTGTGTCCCAGAATAACCTGATCAGGAGGGGCCAAGTATAGTTTAACGTTAACGGGAGGACTATTTATGATCCTCATCTTTATATATGTTGGGTTGAAGGGTTGAAGGCCAGCGCGCATTTCATTATCCCGACTGTTTCCGCGCACGGCGCATTGCAGGAAACTAATTACACCCGGTCATATGCGAAAGCAGAAATGACATTCAAATTTACTGTCGATGGTTCCAGCCTGTTAAGCATCAATTTCACGACTAGTGAGCAGGAAGTGGACATATATGTTAAACTGCCGGGCAATCCCATGATTGCTCTTCATGTATGGAGACAATGGAACCCTATATAGCTTATCATAAGACAATGGAACAAGGTGGATATAATGtgtcatttatcattttatttcattttattttattttattttatttttttatttagttttttttttttttttttaaactggatttttttaaattgttttcatatataaATTTTACAGTACATACTTACAAAAGTTTATAAGCACAATTTTAAGTAATGAATATAGAAACGAATAAAGAGACAAAAGAagtacacaaaagaaaacaccatCAGCATtagaaattatatatatatatatatataaataaaaacacataaggGGGGCAAAGATATaacaacaatatataatatatatataacaatatatatatatatatacacacacacaaacacatacatttcaATATCTACATTTATACATACCCATACCCATATAGATATTCATAAACCCACCAAATATATATCCATACATACtatcatatattattatattttttatatatatttttttcttttcataaaggaatattta
This Sebastes fasciatus isolate fSebFas1 chromosome 17, fSebFas1.pri, whole genome shotgun sequence DNA region includes the following protein-coding sequences:
- the c19h1orf94 gene encoding uncharacterized protein c19h1orf94 isoform X2 codes for the protein MDDMPMCVNTREKIMMQEFGNPDPGVSPPTPKRTVSAFVPFARSTWIHPHVPIDDFDRVCKTIWSRAKEAEGRGQRSPETWQNKDCTAPDNKPGHHRAEEQQREADDLGLSARYEEDKQQYHVAFALPSSYLSGPRRPHDAEPERVLSPVMEGEMKRNEEEAKRKRSLEEDAGVKQMSVENSLKKILVSQSSSRRRDKQTSGPQPQPLATNPVRCESEDEKNIIGSSDSGSSDDDDFVALPGVRSCGTDSSDSDSEVENDCEEERNKISHSFDGLSSDGEQDSPSPSTEKDFPPESTIKAGILPCPTRPPAAGKMHSQWETPLSFHPHDIPTATLASCVTAHVWAPVQGKAKAPRAKSKNRAPPAAPTQQEAYDLLADFPVLQPPEKPLGVLHDGNPKTKGAEGNRGITDSQNQGQESRASHQRRMENVPHEVSSICEGDQKSVLDLQTFGSTGISPTISCEVPRANNQPPPRVAAGTDGMDVNARSWASAAKAGMKQAAAPQEKARPCTFQQIVTINRAKAGYSAAQNFPNRGIPFYRAAVPVCHGPQPPHPNRFVIPGYPPTHEHFGAQPYRANCPPGFRYPRFPFQQGRGYPSRQSHV
- the c19h1orf94 gene encoding uncharacterized protein c19h1orf94 isoform X3; this translates as MDDMPMCVNTREKIMMQEFGNPDPGVSPPTPKRTVSAFVPFARSTWIHPHVPIDDFDRVCKTIWSRAKEAEGRGQRSPETWQNKDCTAPDNKPGHHRAEEQQREADDLGLSARYEEDKQQYHVAFALPSSYLSGPRRPHDAEPERVLSPVMEGEMKRNEEEAKRKRSLVSVRTLEADCTLEEDAGVKQMSVENSLKKILVSQSSSRRRDKQTSGPQPQPLATNPVRCESEDEKNIIGSSDSGSSDDDDFVALPGVRSCGTDSSDSDSEVENDCEEERNKISHSFDGLSSDGEQDSPSPSTEKDFPPESTIKAGILPCPTRPPAAGKMHSQWETPLSFHPHDIPTATLASCVTAHVWAPVQGKAKAPRAKSKNRAPPAAPTQQEAYDLLADFPVLQPPEKPLGVLHDGNPKTKGAEGNRGITDSQNQGQESRASHQRRMENVPHEVSSICEGDQKSVLDLQTFGSTGISPTISCEVPRANNQPPPRVAAGTDGMDVNARSWASAAKAGMKQAAAPQEKARPCTFQQIVTINRAKAGYSAAQNFPNRGIPFYRAAVPVCHGPQPPHPNRFVIPGYPPTHEGRGYPSRQSHV
- the c19h1orf94 gene encoding uncharacterized protein c19h1orf94 isoform X1 — encoded protein: MDDMPMCVNTREKIMMQEFGNPDPGVSPPTPKRTVSAFVPFARSTWIHPHVPIDDFDRVCKTIWSRAKEAEGRGQRSPETWQNKDCTAPDNKPGHHRAEEQQREADDLGLSARYEEDKQQYHVAFALPSSYLSGPRRPHDAEPERVLSPVMEGEMKRNEEEAKRKRSLVSVRTLEADCTLEEDAGVKQMSVENSLKKILVSQSSSRRRDKQTSGPQPQPLATNPVRCESEDEKNIIGSSDSGSSDDDDFVALPGVRSCGTDSSDSDSEVENDCEEERNKISHSFDGLSSDGEQDSPSPSTEKDFPPESTIKAGILPCPTRPPAAGKMHSQWETPLSFHPHDIPTATLASCVTAHVWAPVQGKAKAPRAKSKNRAPPAAPTQQEAYDLLADFPVLQPPEKPLGVLHDGNPKTKGAEGNRGITDSQNQGQESRASHQRRMENVPHEVSSICEGDQKSVLDLQTFGSTGISPTISCEVPRANNQPPPRVAAGTDGMDVNARSWASAAKAGMKQAAAPQEKARPCTFQQIVTINRAKAGYSAAQNFPNRGIPFYRAAVPVCHGPQPPHPNRFVIPGYPPTHEHFGAQPYRANCPPGFRYPRFPFQQGRGYPSRQSHV